One Marinobacter panjinensis DNA segment encodes these proteins:
- a CDS encoding metallophosphoesterase: MVGQARSASRGYDIIGDIHGCAHTLERLLKQMGYRKVNGVYEHPRRQAIFIGDIIDRGPRIRESLHLVRDMVEHGSARIVMGNHEYNALGYCTRARPGSGRKFLREHNARHDRLIRETLEQFEHHPHEWNEFLEWFYTIPLFIDEPDFRAVHACWDSELINKFKESQGGACIDDDFLHASAAIESFAGQVMDTLLRGTDLRLPPGVKITGKDGYVREFFRTKFWADNPRTYADVVFQPDPLPEEVACRELTDAERRQLISYPSSAPPVFVGHYWMEGEPAPLKHNVACIDFSAVKYGKLVAYRLDGERTLSRDKFVWVDVERPEQPEYPTSEDSLAR; encoded by the coding sequence ATGGTAGGACAGGCAAGATCCGCTAGCCGCGGCTACGACATTATCGGCGATATTCACGGATGCGCGCATACCCTGGAGCGACTGCTGAAGCAGATGGGTTATCGCAAGGTAAACGGTGTATACGAGCATCCGCGGCGGCAGGCCATTTTCATCGGCGATATTATTGACCGGGGGCCCCGCATTCGTGAGTCCCTGCACCTGGTGCGGGACATGGTAGAGCATGGCTCTGCCCGTATTGTGATGGGCAATCATGAGTACAATGCCCTCGGTTACTGTACCCGTGCCCGGCCAGGCAGCGGCAGAAAATTTCTTCGTGAGCATAACGCCCGTCACGACCGGCTGATCCGTGAAACCCTGGAGCAGTTCGAGCACCACCCCCACGAGTGGAACGAGTTTCTCGAATGGTTCTATACCATCCCGCTGTTTATCGACGAGCCGGACTTCCGCGCGGTGCATGCCTGCTGGGACAGCGAGCTGATCAACAAATTCAAGGAAAGTCAGGGTGGGGCCTGTATCGATGATGACTTCCTCCATGCCTCCGCTGCTATTGAGTCCTTCGCCGGCCAGGTGATGGACACTCTCCTGCGCGGCACTGACCTGCGGTTGCCGCCAGGGGTGAAAATCACCGGCAAGGATGGTTATGTCAGAGAGTTTTTCCGCACCAAGTTCTGGGCGGACAACCCGAGAACCTACGCCGATGTGGTGTTCCAGCCGGACCCTTTGCCGGAAGAGGTCGCCTGTCGTGAGCTGACGGATGCCGAGCGCCGTCAGTTGATCAGCTATCCGAGCTCAGCCCCTCCGGTCTTCGTAGGCCATTACTGGATGGAGGGCGAGCCGGCGCCGCTCAAGCACAACGTTGCCTGTATCGACTTCAGTGCCGTCAAGTACGGCAAACTGGTGGCCTATCGGCTGGATGGCGAACGTACACTCTCCCGTGACAAGTTTGTGTGGGTGGATGTGGAGCGCCCGGAGCAGCCGGAATATCCCACCAGTGAAGACAGCTTGGCGAGGTAG
- a CDS encoding rhomboid family intramembrane serine protease, protein MYRIKQIDTTVDLAGFSNWLKEQGVRHRITEEGGYQVLWLENPEHTEPVLQALERFLSDPEIQQAVNTTARSPVFVGGRWQPSPRHAPIVLGMILLALLVAWVTAMGQNQLSTLLMFVDPRFYDFGSLAERTQALSSTLASGQVWRLVTPDFLHFSWSHIIFNSVMLWFLGSQIEWFDGRVRLLVLFLVTSLLSNGLQYIVSGPLFGGLSGVVYGILGYCWLSQRRVPRFQFPPALVTFAVVWMVIGFTPFPEILGLGRMANEAHLGGFVAGLALAVVLPAPKKAPRNRGA, encoded by the coding sequence GTGTACCGGATCAAACAGATTGATACGACAGTAGACCTGGCCGGGTTCAGTAATTGGCTGAAAGAACAGGGGGTTAGGCACCGGATTACCGAGGAGGGCGGCTACCAGGTGTTGTGGCTGGAGAACCCGGAGCATACAGAGCCGGTTCTGCAGGCCCTCGAGCGTTTTCTGAGTGACCCGGAGATTCAGCAGGCGGTGAATACCACCGCACGGTCGCCGGTGTTTGTGGGAGGGCGCTGGCAGCCATCGCCCCGCCACGCGCCGATTGTACTGGGGATGATTCTGCTGGCGCTGCTGGTAGCCTGGGTGACCGCCATGGGGCAGAATCAGCTCTCCACCCTACTGATGTTTGTGGACCCCCGGTTTTACGACTTCGGCTCCCTGGCTGAGCGCACTCAGGCACTGTCGTCGACATTGGCGAGTGGTCAGGTCTGGCGCCTGGTTACCCCGGATTTCCTGCATTTCAGCTGGTCCCACATCATCTTCAACTCCGTGATGTTGTGGTTCCTGGGTAGCCAGATCGAGTGGTTTGATGGTCGTGTCCGGTTACTGGTGCTGTTTTTGGTCACCAGTTTGCTGTCCAACGGGTTGCAGTACATTGTCTCCGGCCCGTTGTTCGGAGGGCTGTCTGGCGTGGTCTACGGCATTCTCGGCTATTGTTGGCTCAGTCAGCGGCGTGTGCCCAGGTTCCAGTTCCCTCCTGCGCTGGTGACATTTGCCGTTGTCTGGATGGTCATAGGGTTTACGCCCTTTCCGGAAATTCTTGGGTTGGGGCGCATGGCGAACGAGGCTCATCTGGGTGGTTTTGTGGCTGGCCTGGCGCTGGCGGTGGTTTTGCCGGCACCAAAAAAAGCCCCGCGAAATCGCGGGGCATAA
- a CDS encoding YeaC family protein, producing the protein MTYEELIKRLDPAVYQNLKRALELGKWPDGRKLSDEQRSICMEAVIYYEDHHQVPREERVGYLDRGKKAGTACDPSVARTAGSSANGAADADQFFEVKS; encoded by the coding sequence ATGACATACGAAGAGCTGATCAAGCGGCTGGATCCGGCGGTCTACCAGAACCTCAAGCGCGCCCTGGAACTGGGCAAATGGCCAGACGGCCGCAAACTGAGCGACGAACAGCGCTCAATCTGCATGGAGGCAGTCATTTATTACGAAGATCACCACCAGGTCCCCAGGGAAGAGCGGGTAGGGTATCTTGATCGCGGTAAAAAGGCCGGGACTGCCTGTGATCCCAGCGTGGCACGCACGGCAGGAAGCTCTGCCAATGGCGCAGCAGACGCGGATCAGTTCTTCGAGGTGAAGTCTTGA
- a CDS encoding DUF2797 domain-containing protein, whose translation MTALVDVTGRLRKMPAEPGNPVRYTIRVGDTLVPLNEMVGYPLQLDFDGVIRCIHCDRKTNKSFSQGYCYPCFRKLAACDSCIMSPEKCHYHEGTCREPEWGETHCMIEHVVYLANSSGLKVGITRGSQVPTRWIDQGAVDAIPMVRVATRQLAGFVEVACKKHVADRTNWQAMLKGQVPELNLVEERRRILGLIAEDLASLRATYGDSAIRAVEEDSLALSYPVQVWPQKVKTHNLDKSPTAEGVLQGVKGQYLILDTGVINIRKYTGYEVRFRVYPNH comes from the coding sequence TTGACGGCACTGGTTGATGTCACCGGCCGCCTCCGTAAAATGCCGGCAGAGCCGGGCAACCCCGTGCGTTATACCATCCGGGTGGGGGATACACTGGTTCCTCTGAACGAGATGGTAGGTTATCCGTTACAGCTGGATTTTGACGGCGTGATACGCTGTATCCACTGCGACCGTAAAACCAACAAGAGCTTCAGCCAGGGTTATTGTTATCCGTGCTTTCGTAAACTGGCTGCCTGTGACAGTTGCATCATGAGTCCGGAAAAGTGCCACTATCATGAAGGCACCTGCCGCGAGCCGGAGTGGGGCGAAACCCACTGCATGATCGAGCATGTGGTTTACCTGGCCAACTCGTCCGGCCTGAAAGTCGGTATTACCCGCGGTTCGCAAGTGCCCACGCGCTGGATTGATCAGGGGGCGGTCGATGCCATTCCCATGGTGAGGGTCGCCACCCGTCAACTGGCGGGATTTGTTGAGGTAGCCTGCAAGAAACATGTTGCAGATCGCACAAACTGGCAGGCGATGCTGAAGGGCCAGGTGCCAGAGCTGAATCTTGTGGAAGAACGCCGCCGCATACTGGGGCTGATAGCCGAGGATCTGGCCTCGCTGCGGGCCACCTATGGCGACAGCGCCATCCGGGCAGTCGAGGAGGACAGCCTTGCCTTGAGTTATCCGGTCCAGGTGTGGCCCCAGAAGGTGAAAACCCATAATCTGGACAAATCACCGACAGCGGAAGGCGTGCTGCAGGGGGTCAAGGGCCAGTACCTCATCCTCGACACCGGCGTGATCAACATCCGTAAGTATACCGGTTACGAAGTCCGCTTCCGGGTCTATCCGAATCACTGA
- the pepN gene encoding aminopeptidase N: protein MRTSQPQTIYLKDYRVPVFLVDHVDLRFELFEDGARVHSVLSMRRNPDSDSADKSLELNGDALTTLESLSLDGRALAEDAYENRVDRLVIHDVPDRFELGVVTWLEPQNNTRLEGLYQSSGMFCTQCEAEGFRCITYFPDRPDVMARFRTRIEADKASFPILLSNGNDVDKGDLENGRHFVTWEDPFPKPSYLFALVAGDLVEKRDSFHTMSGRDIDLRMYVEPRNAEKCDHAMDSLKRSMRWDEEVYGREYDLDIFMIVAVDDFNMGAMENKGLNIFNSSCVLASQETATDLAFQRIESIVAHEYFHNWSGNRVTCRDWFQLSLKEGFTVFRDSQFSADMGSPTVKRIEDATMLRTAQFAEDSGPMAHPVRPESYMEITNFYTLTIYEKGCEVVGMIHTLLGPDMFRKGSDLYFERHDGQAVTTDDFVRAMEDASGRDLSQFRLWYEQAGTPELTVQDEYDQAAGIYRLTIAQAIPDTPGQTNKKPQHIPFAVGLLGTGGESLPLKLSASDTDAPTDRVLELTEVSHTFEFHDVPERPVPSLLRNFSAPVRVYYPWTRDQLVFLMSHDPDGFNRWDAGQRLAVDVINALVGNAGSEAVDSGLTDAYRGLLTDASLDQALVAKMLQLPSEAYLIELADKPNVPAIHQARETVLGHLATALRDDLLACYQRNTVEGRYEVTPEAVARRSLRNTALAWLLHTDDEEGRALAVSQFESADNMTDRMGALRALVNSGYDQERERTLKAFYEQWKDDPQVVEQWFAVQAGSSRTGGLPAIRELLAHPAFDWKNPNKIRSVVGVFAGQNLPAFHAEDGSGYRFLEEQVRRLDDSNPQIAARLVSPLTRWRKFAPVHGEQMKTALESIRDKAGLSRDVYEVVHKSLAGQ, encoded by the coding sequence ATGCGTACCAGCCAGCCACAGACCATTTACCTGAAGGATTACCGCGTCCCCGTTTTTCTGGTGGACCACGTGGACCTTCGTTTTGAACTGTTTGAGGACGGGGCACGGGTACACAGTGTCCTGTCCATGCGCCGCAACCCCGACAGCGACAGCGCGGACAAAAGCCTGGAACTGAACGGCGACGCCCTGACCACCCTGGAGTCGCTGAGTCTTGACGGTCGTGCGTTGGCAGAAGATGCCTACGAGAATCGTGTCGACAGACTGGTGATCCACGACGTGCCCGACCGTTTCGAACTTGGTGTGGTCACCTGGCTCGAACCACAGAACAACACCCGCCTGGAAGGGCTCTACCAATCTTCCGGCATGTTCTGCACCCAGTGCGAGGCGGAAGGCTTCCGCTGCATTACCTACTTCCCGGATCGCCCGGATGTGATGGCCCGCTTCCGCACCCGCATTGAAGCGGACAAGGCCAGCTTTCCCATTCTGTTGTCCAACGGCAACGATGTGGATAAAGGCGATCTGGAAAACGGCAGGCACTTTGTGACCTGGGAAGATCCGTTTCCGAAACCCAGCTACCTGTTTGCCCTGGTGGCCGGTGACCTGGTGGAAAAACGGGACAGCTTTCACACCATGTCCGGTCGCGATATCGATCTGCGCATGTACGTGGAGCCGCGCAATGCCGAGAAGTGCGATCACGCCATGGATTCGCTGAAGCGCTCCATGCGCTGGGATGAAGAGGTGTATGGCCGCGAATACGATCTCGATATCTTCATGATCGTGGCGGTGGACGATTTCAACATGGGCGCCATGGAGAACAAGGGGCTGAATATTTTCAACTCCTCCTGTGTGCTTGCCAGCCAGGAAACTGCAACCGATCTGGCCTTCCAGCGTATCGAGTCCATCGTTGCCCATGAGTATTTCCACAACTGGTCCGGCAACCGGGTTACCTGTCGCGACTGGTTTCAGCTGAGCCTGAAAGAAGGTTTCACCGTATTTCGGGATTCCCAGTTCTCGGCCGATATGGGCTCGCCTACGGTCAAACGCATCGAAGATGCCACCATGCTGCGCACGGCCCAGTTTGCCGAGGATTCAGGCCCCATGGCCCATCCGGTACGCCCCGAGTCCTACATGGAGATCACCAACTTCTACACCCTGACCATCTATGAGAAGGGTTGCGAAGTGGTTGGCATGATCCATACGCTGCTTGGCCCCGACATGTTCCGCAAGGGCAGTGATCTTTACTTCGAGCGCCATGACGGCCAGGCGGTGACGACCGACGACTTTGTCCGGGCCATGGAAGATGCCAGTGGCCGTGACCTGTCACAGTTCCGCCTCTGGTATGAGCAGGCAGGTACGCCTGAGCTGACAGTTCAGGACGAATATGATCAGGCGGCCGGGATCTATCGCCTGACGATTGCTCAGGCCATTCCGGACACACCGGGCCAGACCAACAAAAAGCCGCAGCATATCCCGTTTGCTGTCGGGCTTCTTGGAACGGGCGGTGAGTCCCTGCCGCTGAAACTGAGCGCCAGTGACACCGATGCACCAACAGATCGGGTGCTTGAGCTGACAGAAGTCAGTCACACTTTTGAATTCCATGATGTGCCGGAGCGTCCGGTTCCGTCACTGCTGAGAAATTTCTCGGCCCCGGTCAGGGTTTACTACCCCTGGACACGCGATCAGTTGGTATTTCTCATGAGCCACGACCCGGACGGGTTCAATCGCTGGGATGCAGGCCAGCGGCTGGCGGTTGATGTGATCAACGCGCTTGTGGGAAATGCCGGTAGCGAAGCCGTTGACTCCGGATTGACGGACGCCTATCGCGGCCTGCTGACTGATGCTTCCCTGGATCAGGCACTGGTTGCGAAAATGCTACAGCTGCCCTCCGAAGCCTATCTGATCGAACTGGCAGACAAACCCAATGTGCCTGCCATCCACCAGGCCCGCGAAACGGTGCTTGGGCACCTTGCGACCGCTCTGCGGGATGATCTGCTTGCCTGTTACCAGCGCAACACCGTCGAGGGCCGCTACGAGGTAACGCCAGAGGCCGTTGCCCGCAGGAGCCTGCGGAATACCGCGCTTGCCTGGCTGCTTCACACAGACGATGAGGAAGGTCGGGCCCTGGCGGTAAGCCAGTTTGAAAGCGCAGATAACATGACCGACCGCATGGGTGCGTTGCGGGCACTGGTGAATTCCGGTTATGACCAGGAGCGTGAACGCACCCTGAAGGCTTTCTATGAACAGTGGAAAGACGACCCACAGGTGGTGGAGCAGTGGTTTGCCGTTCAGGCTGGCAGCAGCCGCACCGGCGGATTGCCCGCGATTCGCGAGCTGTTGGCTCACCCCGCCTTCGACTGGAAAAATCCCAACAAGATCCGCTCGGTGGTTGGCGTTTTTGCAGGCCAGAACCTGCCGGCATTCCACGCCGAGGATGGCTCAGGCTATCGGTTCCTGGAAGAGCAGGTGCGCCGTCTGGACGACAGCAATCCGCAAATTGCCGCCAGGCTGGTGTCTCCCCTGACTCGCTGGCGCAAATTTGCACCGGTGCATGGTGAGCAGATGAAGACGGCGCTGGAGTCCATCAGGGACAAAGCCGGCCTGTCACGGGATGTCTATGAGGTGGTCCACAAGAGCCTTGCAGGCCAGTAA
- a CDS encoding DUF1329 domain-containing protein: MKYKNNVILGSLFAFSVFAMPLSAGVSPSEAARLGQDLTPFGSVKAGNEAGTIPPWTGGLTEAPAGYEGSGQHHINPFPDDEVLFTINASNMDQYDEYLTDGLRAMLDTYPTTFRIPIYKTRRTHAVPDWVAENTKENAVEAEIVGEGEGIDGAFGGYPFPILHGNNEEKAWQVIWNHLTRWRGVSITRRSSEVAVQTDGDYSLVTSQQEAFFNYYNPEGSEEELDNVIFYYLSFTQSPPRLAGGAILIHETLNQIINPRNGWGYNAGQRRVRRAPNLGYDSPIAASDNLRTADDTDIFNGALDRYNWNYEGMREIYVPYNNYRIGEEGTPYSEILGIAHLNPDLTRWELHRVHVVEATLKDGERHIYGKRRFYVDADSWNTLLLDQYDGRGELWRVTMGLAKNYYELPGVWSVLDVYHDLQARRYHVLGLDTEEPSTRKFTNDVPNRRYFSPASLRRRSVR; encoded by the coding sequence ATGAAGTACAAAAACAATGTAATTCTGGGCAGTTTGTTTGCGTTTTCTGTCTTCGCCATGCCACTCAGTGCTGGTGTTTCCCCAAGTGAAGCCGCTCGCCTCGGACAGGACCTGACTCCGTTCGGCTCCGTAAAGGCCGGTAATGAGGCTGGAACCATCCCCCCTTGGACCGGCGGGCTGACTGAAGCACCTGCGGGTTACGAAGGCAGTGGACAGCACCACATCAACCCGTTCCCTGATGATGAAGTGCTGTTTACCATCAATGCGTCAAACATGGATCAGTACGACGAGTACCTGACGGACGGGCTTCGTGCCATGCTCGATACCTATCCCACCACGTTCCGTATTCCGATCTACAAGACCAGACGTACACACGCGGTGCCGGACTGGGTTGCTGAAAACACCAAAGAGAATGCTGTTGAGGCAGAGATTGTTGGTGAAGGTGAGGGCATTGACGGCGCCTTTGGCGGTTATCCGTTCCCGATTCTGCATGGCAACAACGAAGAAAAGGCGTGGCAGGTTATCTGGAACCATCTGACCCGCTGGCGCGGGGTTTCCATAACCCGTCGATCCAGTGAAGTCGCAGTGCAGACTGACGGGGATTATTCCCTGGTTACCTCCCAGCAGGAAGCCTTCTTCAATTACTACAACCCGGAAGGCAGCGAAGAAGAACTGGATAACGTCATTTTCTATTATCTGTCGTTCACCCAGTCTCCTCCGCGTCTTGCCGGTGGTGCCATTCTGATTCACGAAACCCTGAACCAGATCATCAATCCGCGTAACGGATGGGGTTACAACGCCGGCCAGCGTCGTGTTCGCCGCGCGCCAAACCTGGGCTATGATTCGCCGATCGCGGCGTCGGATAACCTTCGCACCGCTGATGACACCGACATCTTTAACGGTGCACTGGACCGATATAACTGGAACTACGAGGGAATGCGTGAAATCTACGTGCCCTACAACAACTACCGTATCGGTGAAGAAGGCACGCCTTACTCGGAAATTCTGGGTATCGCTCATCTCAACCCGGATCTGACGCGTTGGGAACTCCACAGGGTGCATGTCGTGGAAGCTACCCTGAAAGACGGCGAGCGCCACATTTACGGCAAGCGCAGGTTCTACGTGGATGCTGACAGCTGGAATACCCTCCTGCTGGACCAGTATGATGGTCGCGGCGAACTCTGGCGCGTGACTATGGGCCTGGCCAAGAACTATTATGAGCTGCCGGGCGTTTGGAGCGTTCTGGATGTGTATCATGACCTCCAGGCACGTCGTTATCACGTGCTGGGCCTCGATACTGAAGAGCCTTCCACCCGCAAGTTTACGAACGATGTGCCCAACCGCCGCTATTTCTCTCCGGCGTCCCTGCGTCGCAGGAGTGTGCGTTAA
- a CDS encoding YCF48-related protein, whose product MATRLMCKTLGTACLGLSMAMSAPTVFALADIIETPSRPTTLAPENLLTDADRAGERIVATGERGHIIFSDDQGESWVQAEVPVRATLTGVDFGTDTHGWAVGHSGVVLHSDNAGESWELQLTGIRAAELAIESRQEQIEELEQKIEEAPEEEKADLEWALDDLFFSMENLESDLEIGPVNPFLDVWFENENHGFVVGAYGMILRTTDGGETWRDWSPRIENPTGFHLNSITQITGGALVIVGEAGQIFVSVDSGDSWEKRESPYEGSLFGVIGTGQVNEILAFGLRGNMFLSTDLGKSWKVVPNEAGATLNNGVVADDGRITLVGNGGTVLMSTNGGESFRPYSRDDREGVMDVVPLSGTNLLIVGEGGVKHTDARGKDLQ is encoded by the coding sequence ATGGCTACAAGGTTGATGTGCAAGACTCTGGGAACGGCCTGTCTTGGACTATCCATGGCAATGTCCGCGCCCACGGTGTTTGCGCTTGCAGATATCATCGAAACCCCTTCCCGGCCCACCACACTTGCGCCAGAGAATCTGCTCACCGATGCTGACCGGGCGGGAGAGCGTATCGTGGCGACTGGTGAGCGTGGTCATATCATTTTTTCCGACGATCAGGGTGAAAGCTGGGTGCAGGCAGAGGTTCCGGTCCGCGCGACCCTGACCGGCGTTGACTTTGGTACCGATACCCACGGCTGGGCAGTGGGGCACAGCGGTGTGGTTCTCCATTCTGACAATGCGGGTGAAAGCTGGGAGCTGCAGCTGACCGGTATTCGTGCTGCGGAGCTGGCCATCGAAAGCCGCCAGGAGCAAATCGAAGAGCTGGAGCAGAAAATCGAGGAAGCTCCGGAAGAGGAAAAGGCAGATCTCGAGTGGGCCCTGGATGATCTGTTTTTCTCGATGGAAAACCTGGAATCCGATCTCGAAATCGGTCCGGTAAACCCGTTTCTCGATGTCTGGTTTGAAAACGAAAATCACGGTTTTGTTGTAGGCGCCTATGGCATGATTTTGCGAACCACAGACGGCGGCGAAACCTGGCGCGACTGGTCACCCCGGATCGAAAATCCCACTGGATTTCACCTCAACAGCATTACTCAGATCACCGGAGGTGCGCTGGTAATTGTCGGCGAAGCCGGTCAGATCTTCGTCTCCGTTGATAGTGGCGACAGCTGGGAAAAACGTGAAAGCCCCTATGAAGGCTCACTGTTTGGCGTCATTGGTACGGGCCAGGTCAATGAGATTCTGGCGTTTGGCTTGCGCGGTAACATGTTCCTCTCCACCGATCTGGGCAAGAGCTGGAAAGTGGTTCCGAACGAAGCCGGTGCAACCCTCAATAACGGGGTGGTTGCGGACGATGGCAGGATCACCCTGGTTGGTAATGGCGGCACGGTACTGATGAGCACCAATGGTGGCGAATCCTTTCGGCCCTATTCCAGGGATGACCGGGAAGGCGTAATGGACGTTGTCCCGCTCTCCGGGACCAATCTTCTGATCGTGGGCGAGGGTGGCGTGAAGCATACCGACGCCCGCGGCAAAGATCTTCAATAA
- a CDS encoding efflux RND transporter permease subunit, which produces MSNPKHDKGEHYLTTPKAEPFLERLIFNNRAIILIAFFFLTLFLGYNAVKIQPDASFERMIPLEHPYIVNMLEHRNDLENLGNFVRIAVEVEEGDIFTKEYMETLKQITDEVFYLNGVDRSGLKSLWTSNVRWVEVTEQGFQGGTVIPDNYDGSRASLEQLRQNVLRSNEVGRLISDNFKSTIVYAPLYENNPETGEPLDYGEFSRQLEEKIRNKYEAQNPNIDIHIVGFAKKVGDLIEGIGSIAWFAGITIILTTLLLYGYSRCITGTLVPVFTSIIAVFLQLGTLRLLGYGLDPYSVLVPFLVFAIGISHGVQIVNAMAVEAAKGFDSVTAARLAFRALYIPGMLALISDAFGFLTLIFIEIDVIRDLAVAAGIGVAFVILTNLVLHVLIMSYLGISKGGVRHVQNHGEKQDRKWRIMSYFAHPGVAPISLLIAVIGLGLGLYYKQDLKVGDLDQGAPELRADSRYNKDNAFIIDNYSTSADVLVVMVKTEEEQCTQYNTLRAMDTLQWELQNTPGVQSSASLANVSKLVTKALNEGNWKWYEISRNQTIINASIREAPAGLINTNCDLTPVLVFLEDHKAETLKTVTERVEEFASNNNNDEHTFLLGAGNAGVEAATNDVISSAKNMMLMFVYGVVALLCLLTFRSIRAVLCILIPLGLTSILAEAIMAVSGIGIKVATLPVIALGVGIGVDYGIYIYSKLEKFLLEGKTLQEAYFETLRSTGKAVIFTGITLGIGVVTWIFSPIKFQADMGLLLFFMFIWNMVGSIWLLPALARFLLRPDRMVAKARANK; this is translated from the coding sequence ATGTCGAACCCGAAGCATGACAAGGGCGAGCATTACCTGACTACACCGAAGGCAGAACCGTTTCTGGAGCGGCTGATCTTCAACAATCGGGCCATTATCCTGATTGCATTTTTCTTCCTGACACTGTTTCTTGGCTACAACGCCGTAAAGATCCAGCCTGATGCCAGTTTCGAGCGGATGATTCCGCTTGAGCATCCATACATCGTCAACATGCTGGAGCACCGGAACGACCTGGAGAACCTGGGCAACTTTGTGCGTATCGCCGTGGAAGTGGAAGAGGGCGATATCTTCACCAAGGAATACATGGAGACCCTGAAGCAGATCACCGATGAGGTGTTCTACCTCAACGGCGTTGATCGTTCCGGGCTGAAATCACTTTGGACCTCAAACGTTCGCTGGGTGGAAGTCACTGAGCAGGGGTTCCAGGGTGGTACGGTTATTCCGGATAACTACGATGGTTCCCGTGCCAGCCTGGAGCAGCTGCGCCAGAACGTACTCAGGTCGAACGAAGTCGGCCGTCTGATTTCGGATAACTTCAAGTCCACAATCGTTTACGCACCGCTTTACGAAAATAACCCGGAAACCGGTGAGCCGCTGGACTACGGCGAGTTCTCGCGTCAGCTGGAAGAAAAGATCCGAAACAAGTACGAGGCCCAGAATCCGAACATTGATATTCACATTGTCGGTTTCGCCAAAAAAGTGGGCGACCTGATTGAGGGTATCGGCTCGATTGCATGGTTTGCCGGCATTACCATCATTCTGACCACGCTGCTGCTGTACGGTTATTCCCGCTGTATTACCGGAACACTGGTGCCGGTGTTTACCTCCATCATTGCTGTTTTCCTGCAGTTGGGAACCTTGCGCCTACTGGGATATGGGCTGGATCCGTACTCGGTACTGGTTCCGTTCCTGGTGTTTGCCATTGGTATCAGTCACGGCGTTCAGATCGTCAATGCCATGGCAGTGGAAGCAGCGAAAGGGTTTGATTCCGTCACCGCTGCCCGCCTGGCCTTCCGAGCCCTCTACATTCCGGGCATGCTGGCTCTGATTTCTGATGCTTTCGGCTTCCTGACGCTGATCTTCATTGAAATTGATGTGATCCGGGATCTTGCGGTTGCAGCCGGTATTGGTGTGGCATTCGTCATCCTGACCAACCTGGTGTTGCACGTACTGATCATGTCCTACCTGGGCATTTCCAAAGGCGGGGTTCGCCACGTACAGAACCACGGTGAAAAGCAGGATCGCAAATGGCGCATCATGTCGTACTTTGCGCATCCCGGTGTGGCACCGATCTCGCTGCTGATTGCCGTGATCGGCCTTGGGCTTGGTCTTTACTACAAGCAGGATCTGAAGGTAGGTGACCTGGATCAGGGCGCTCCGGAATTAAGGGCCGACTCCCGTTATAACAAGGACAACGCCTTCATCATCGACAACTACTCGACGAGTGCCGACGTCCTGGTGGTGATGGTGAAGACCGAGGAAGAGCAGTGTACCCAGTACAACACGCTCCGTGCCATGGATACGCTGCAGTGGGAGCTGCAGAACACCCCGGGTGTCCAGTCCTCCGCCTCGCTGGCGAATGTATCCAAGCTTGTTACAAAGGCGCTTAACGAAGGCAACTGGAAGTGGTATGAAATTTCCCGCAACCAGACCATTATCAATGCATCCATTCGTGAGGCCCCGGCAGGTCTGATTAACACCAACTGTGACCTGACACCAGTGCTTGTGTTCCTTGAGGATCACAAGGCGGAAACGCTGAAGACGGTGACGGAGCGCGTGGAGGAGTTTGCCAGCAACAACAATAACGATGAACACACCTTCCTGCTGGGTGCCGGTAACGCCGGCGTGGAAGCGGCAACGAACGACGTCATCTCAAGTGCCAAGAACATGATGCTGATGTTCGTCTACGGTGTGGTCGCGTTACTGTGCCTGCTGACTTTCCGGTCAATCCGGGCGGTACTGTGTATTCTGATTCCGCTGGGGCTCACATCCATTCTGGCTGAGGCCATCATGGCGGTGTCCGGTATCGGCATCAAGGTTGCGACCTTGCCCGTTATTGCGCTGGGTGTGGGTATTGGTGTCGACTATGGCATCTATATCTACAGCAAGCTCGAGAAGTTCCTGCTTGAGGGTAAGACGCTCCAGGAGGCCTATTTCGAGACCCTGAGGTCCACCGGTAAAGCCGTAATCTTTACAGGTATCACCCTGGGAATTGGTGTAGTGACCTGGATTTTCTCGCCCATCAAGTTCCAGGCGGATATGGGGCTGCTGTTGTTCTTCATGTTCATCTGGAACATGGTCGGTTCCATCTGGCTGCTTCCGGCTCTGGCGCGCTTCCTGCTGCGCCCGGACCGTATGGTTGCCAAGGCCCGCGCGAACAAATAA